In a genomic window of Brettanomyces nanus chromosome 1, complete sequence:
- the FSF1 gene encoding Putative alpha-isopropylmalate carrier (BUSCO:EOG093436DC~EggNog:ENOG41) yields the protein MASSVPGPVVLPESRYDLSTYTGRVKHCAEISDPTLLLSSKTDIQKSRQLIWDYKNGVIPRMTSELWRAKKILDSSVHPDTGETVFFPFRMSCCVLSNLVVTAGMLTPGLGSVGTVFWQIANQSLNVAINTANGNKSHPLTTKQLVSSYFLAVGSSCGVALGLNSVIPKLKNVDVHTRLILGRLVPFAAVVAAGIVNVFLMRGEEIRQGISVFDNDGNDIGSSKKAAFQAVGETAASRVINATPIMVIPPLILLRLQKGLLRGRGLGIQTVTNIGLIAVTSFAVLPFALAIFPQRRIVNPDRLEDKFHNLKDKNGKVISAVQFNRGL from the coding sequence ATGGCATCATCAGTTCCTGGCCCAGTGGTTTTACCAGAATCAAGATATGACCTATCCACGTATACTGGTAGAGTGAAACATTGCGCGGAGATCTCAGATCCTACCCTGCTTCTATCAAGTAAAACAGACATCCAGAAGTCCAGGCAACTCATTTGGGACTACAAAAATGGTGTGATTCCTCGGATGACCTCGGAATTATGGCGtgccaagaagatattGGACTCTTCTGTCCATCCAGATACAGGCGAAACCGTTTTCTTCCCTTTCAGAATGTCTTGCTGTGTTCTTTCCAATTTGGTAGTCACAGCGGGTATGCTAACGCCGGGATTAGGCAGTGTCGGTACTGTCTTTTGGCAAATAGCCAACCAATCCTTGAACGTTGCCATCAACACTGCAAACGGCAACAAGTCACATCCCCTAACAACCAAGCAGCTTGTGTCCAGTTACTTTTTGGCCGTTGGCTCGTCGTGCGGTGTGGCTCTTGGCTTAAATTCAGTCATtccaaagttgaagaatgttGATGTACACACAAGATTGATTCTCGGCAGATTGGTGCCTTTCGCTGCAGTGGTGGCTGCTGGCATAGTTAATGTCTTTCTAAtgagaggagaagaaatcagGCAAGGTATTTCAGTGTTTGATAATGACGGTAATGATATAGGCTCATCAAAAAAGGCTGCTTTCCAGGCCGTTGGTGAGACTGCTGCCTCCAGAGTAATCAATGCTACTCCGATTATGGTGATTCCTCCCTTGATCTTGCTCAGATTACAAAAAGGATTATTAAGAGGAAGAGGCCTTGGAATCCAGACTGTTACAAATATCGGATTAATTGCCGTTACTTCGTTTGCCGTTCTTCCATTTGCCTTGGCCATATTCcctcaaagaagaattgtTAATCCAGATAGGCTAGAGGATAAGTTCCACAATCTCAAGGATAAAAACGGAAAAGTCATCTCTGCAGTCCAATTTAATAGGGGCTTGTGA
- a CDS encoding uncharacterized protein (CAZy:GT2_Chitin_synth) — translation MPHEIDLNGNPRNPWHNIIEELGDPEEQANQRNRQHLQPPRPYIGDNTYIAADQRGHELIGFPEEVSQKATQAANHVTFRMPTKIYSPERYSVSSRNSNSISPTRKYDSQYSPSPTRPLLRSDVLGSGFKPAGISQGRTRIPDIPDMDGDTATETTCSSSTKIPEPRQANEPSAGHIASPQNSDPFCGYDFDDGNSEKNGDDDEVRRHGTSDHSWQKEGPEEFVPFPDLENSYYPINPPQDFYDPFSFESYYNDDGSAMESSSDDPTVKEKGEDDDDMDQFMDLYENGEGQSDLAARQVRMVNGNLVLDCPVSDVLLNKYKVPLTERDREFLFMRFQACTADPNEFLEKNFSLRQRFYTQPRGTEMLVVITMYNESEILLARTLKAVFKNIRYLYSLKHSSTWGRDAWQKIVVCVVSDGRRKINLKSKALLAAMGVYQEGFAKNKINEDKVVSHIYEYTTMVGISKIYRDHVTLTTENQVPVQMIFCLKEKNQQKINSHAWAFQAFAKILQPNIVTLVDVGTEPQTKSLYRLWKSFKDPRVAGACGEIKASLGAHDKLLLNPLVAAQNFEYKTSNILDKPMESVFGFVTVLPGAFSAYRYQALLGAPLDKYFKGQDLKKSNDDGIFNANMYLAEDRILCFELVAKKNCSWILKYVNSASAYTDVPEHLHELISQRRRWLNGSFFSAIYSLCHFYRTWHTSHSLGRKILLHIEFSYQLLNLLVSWFSLGSYYLVFRTLTVYLGDSDSNFAPGNVLSVIFLWIYLASLATTFVLALGNKPKGTKKFYLAIVWFFAILMIYMIFAAIYMGIQAIQDILQEHSSDFKIKYLFTETRFRDLIVATSSTYLLYLVGFTMYLQPWHMFNSFIQYLLLSPSYTNVFNVYAFCNMHDISWGTRGEDNANDLGVAKTTKNATDGELEIVIPTTKHQIDMAYRKIVEELTTRDESPAEETLSMDEKTSFYYANMRSITLLVWLFTNFVLVAVVTDTGGLSQLSSDSSDDDPLPMNKTFIFLTVILWIVAFMALFRFVGSSTYLILKLVDRFRLRKFRKSYSIRGAQYDV, via the coding sequence ATGCCTCACGAAATTGATCTGAATGGAAATCCCAGAAATCCTTGGCATAATATCATAGAGGAACTTGGAGATCCTGAAGAACAGGCCAATCAACGAAATCGTCAGCACCTTCAACCTCCTCGTCCATATATTGGCGACAATACATATATTGCAGCCGATCAGCGAGGCCATGAATTAATAGGGTTCCCCGAAGAGGTATCACAGAAAGCTACTCAAGCTGCCAATCATGTCACTTTTCGAATGCCCACTAAGATTTACTCGCCTGAAAGATACAGTGTATCATCTCGAAATAGCAACAGCATTTCGCCAACAAGAAAATATGACTCACAATATTCACCTTCACCTACAAGGCCACTATTAAGGTCCGATGTACTCGGCAGTGGATTCAAGCCGGCAGGAATATCGCAGGGAAGAACCCGAATTCCTGATATACCCGATATGGATGGTGATACAGCTACAGAGAcaacttgttcttcaagcaCAAAAATTCCAGAACCTCGACAAGCCAATGAACCATCAGCTGGCCACATCGCCAGCCCGCAGAACTCGGATCCTTTCTGTGGCTATGACTTTGACGATGGTAACAGTGAAAAGAATGgcgatgacgatgaagtGCGCAGACATGGAACTAGTGATCATTCATGGCAGAAAGAAGGACCTGAAGAGTTTGTACCCTTCCCAGACCTTGAAAACTCCTACTATCCAATCAATCCACCACAGGATTTCTACGACCCGTTTTCATTTGAAAGTTACTATAACGACGATGGTTCGGCTATGGAGTCTTCATCGGATGACCCCACAGTTAAAGAGAAGGGggaagacgatgatgatatggACCAATTCATGGATTTATACGAAAATGGGGAAGGGCAGTCAGATCTAGCCGCCAGGCAGGTTCGTATGGTGAACGGTAACTTAGTGTTGGATTGTCCAGTCTCTGATGTGCTTCTAAACAAGTATAAAGTTCCGCTTACTGAAAGAGATAGAGAGTTTCTCTTCATGAGATTCCAGGCCTGCACTGCAGATCCCAACGAattcttggaaaagaacttCAGTCTTAGACAGAGATTCTACACGCAGCCAAGAGGGACAGAAATGCTGGTTGTGATCACCATGTACAACGAATCTGAAATACTACTTGCCAGGACATTAAAGGCTGTATTCAAAAACATTCGATACCTTTATTCTTTAAAGCACAGTTCAACTTGGGGCAGAGACGCATGGCAAAAAATTGTTGTATGCGTAGTGAGTgatggaagaaggaagatcaATCTCAAATCCAAGGCTCTTTTGGCAGCCATGGGGGTGTACCAGGAAGGATTTGCTAAGAATAAGATTAACGAAGATAAAGTTGTCAGCCATATTTACGAGTATACCACCATGGTTGGCATTTCAAAAATATATCGTGATCATGTGACCCTTACAACTGAAAACCAGGTTCCTGTTCAGATGATATTCtgtttgaaggagaaaaaccagcagaagatcaattCTCATGCCTGGGCCTTCCAGGCTTTTGCCAAAATCTTGCAGCCAAACATTGTCACATTAGTTGATGTTGGTACCGAGCCTCAAACTAAGTCGTTGTATAGACTCTGGaagtctttcaaagatCCTCGTGTGGCTGGTGCCTGTGGAGAAATCAAGGCAAGTTTGGGAGCCCATGATAAGCTCCTTTTAAATCCGTTGGTTGCTGCCCAGAATTTTGAGTATAAAACCTCTaatattcttgataagcCTATGGAGTCTGTTTTTGGCTTTGTCACAGTCTTGCCTGGTGCATTCAGTGCATATAGATACCAAGCATTGTTAGGAGCACCTCTAGATAAATATTTTAAAGGCcaagatttgaaaaagagcaACGATGACGGTATTTTCAACGCTAACATGTATCTTGCCGAAGACAGAATTCTCTGCTTTGAATTGGTGGCCAAAAAAAACTGTTCCTGGATTCTAAAGTACGTCAATTCTGCAAGTGCCTATACTGATGTTCCGGAGCATCTTCACGAGCTAAtcagccaaagaagaagatggttgAATGGTTCATTTTTCTCGGCTATCTATTCATTGTGCCATTTCTATCGAACCTGGCATACCTCGCATTCCCTTGGGCGCAAAATATTGCTTCATATCGAGTTCAGTTACCAGCTTCTTAACTTACTTGTTTCCTGGTTCTCATTAGGTTCATACTACCTTGTCTTCAGAACATTGACTGTGTATCTCGGTGATTCGGACTCGAACTTTGCACCGGGAAATGTACTTTCCGTCATATTCTTGTGGATCTACTTGGCATCTTTGGCTACAACATTTGTTCTAGCCCTTGGCAACAAGCCCAAAGGTACCAAGAAGTTCTACTTAGCCATTGTGTGGTTCTTCGCAATTCTCATGATCTACATGATCTTTGCTGCCATTTATATGGGCATTCAGGCTATTCAGGATATCCTCCAAGAACATTCATCCGACTTCAAAATCAAGTATCTATTTACAGAGACTCGATTTAGAGACTTGATCGTGGCCACTTCTTCCACGTATCTCCTCTATTTGGTAGGTTTCACAATGTACTTGCAACCATGGCATATGTTCAACAGTTTTATCCAATATCTGTTATTAAGTCCGTCATATACCAATGTGTTTAATGTGTATGCTTTCTGTAACATGCACGATATATCCTGGGGTACAAGAGGAGAAGACAATGCAAACGATCTCGGTGTCGCTAAAACCACCAAAAATGCAACGGATGGGGAGTTGGAAATTGTGATTCCAACCACCAAGCATCAGATCGATATGGCGTATAGAAAGATAGTGGAGGAGCTTACCACGAGAGATGAAAGTCCTGCTGAGGAGACACTGAGTATGGATGAAAAAACATCCTTTTACTATGCCAATATGAGATCTATTACTCTTCTAGTCTGGTTGTTCACAAactttgttcttgttgctgttgttaCTGATACAGGAGGGTTATCGCAACTTTCCAGTGACAGCAGCGACGACGATCCGTTGCCAATGAATAAAACGTTCATCTTCCTTACGGTGATTCTATGGATAGTGGCATTTATGGCTCTTTTCAGGTTCGTCGGATCCTCGACATATCTTATTCTCAAGCTTGTAGACAGGTTCAGGTTACgcaaattcagaaagagtTACAGTATCCGAGGAGCACAATACGATGTATAA